A window of Oncorhynchus nerka isolate Pitt River linkage group LG4, Oner_Uvic_2.0, whole genome shotgun sequence contains these coding sequences:
- the LOC115128923 gene encoding prolactin-releasing peptide receptor-like yields the protein MDGSGSGWTGGLLPSVSEKTTEGDSVFEMAVQNDSANHSSLFADVALLQSFKLLIIPCYSLVVVVGVLGNYLLLYVICRTRKMHNVTNFFIGNLAFSDMLMCVTCVPLTLAYAFNPRGWVFGRFMCYLVFLIQPVTVYVSVFTLTAIAVDRYYATVHPLKKRTSVSTCAYVLSGIWLLSCGLVAPAVAHTYHVEFKEEGLTICEEFWLGQEKERLAYAYSTLLVTYVLPLSAVCTSYLCISFKLRNCVAPGHRSRDQAEAQRARKRKIFRLVALVVAAFGVCWLPIHVFNVLRDIDIRLINKRHFLLIQLLCHLCAMSSSCCNPFLYAWLHDRFRAELRKMFTCHHRIGIPTNHCAMASVVL from the exons ATGGACGGCAGTGGCAGTGGCTGGACTGGAGGTCTGCTGCCCTCTGTTAGCGAGAAGACAACAGAGGGGGACTCGGTCTTTGAGATGGCTGTTCAGAATGACTCGGCCAACCACAGCTCCCTGTTTGCAGACGTGGCTCTGCTGCAGAGCTTCAAGCTGCTCATCATCCCCTGCTActccctggtggtggtggtgggtgtgttGGGGAACTACCTGTTGCTCTACGTCATCTGCCGCACTCGCAAGATGCACAATGTCACCAACTTCTTCATAGGGAACCTGGCCTTCTCAGACATGCTGATGTGTGTgacctgtgtacccttaaccCTGGCCTATGCATTCAACCCTCGTGGCTGGGTGTTTGGGAGGTTCATGTGCTACCTGGTGTTCCTGATCCAGCCGGTTACCgtctatgtgtctgtcttcacccTCACCGCCATCGCTGTTGACAG GTACTACGCCACTGTGCATCCCCTGAAGAAGCGTACCTCTGTGTCCACCTGTGCTTACGTCCTGTCAGGGATCTGGCTGCTGTCCTGTGGCCTGGTGGCTCCGGCCGTGGCCCACACGTACCACGTGGAGTTCAAAGAGGAGGGCCTCACTATCTGTGAGGAGTTCTGGCtgggacaggagaaggagaggctaGCCTACGCCTACAGCACCCTGCTGGTTACCTATGTCCTGCCACTCTCCGCTGTCTGCACCTCCTATCTCTGCATCTCTTTCAAGCTGAGGAACTGCGTGGCGCCGGGACATCGGTCCCGAGACCAGGCAGAGGCACAGCGAGCCCGAAAGCGAAAGATCTTCCGTCTGGTGGCGTTAGTGGTGGCGGCCTTCGGGGTGTGCTGGCTGCCCATCCATGTGTTCAACGTGCTGCGTGACATCGATATCCGCCTAATCAACAAGCGCCACTTCCTGCTCATTCAGCTGCTGTGCCACCTGTGTGCCATGAGCTCCTCCTGCTGTAACCCCTTCTTGTATGCCTGGCTGCACGACCGCTTTCGTGCTGAGCTGCGCAAGATGTTCACCTGCCACCACCGCATCGGCATCCCCACCAACCACTGTGCTATGGCCAGTGTGGTCCTCTGA